The nucleotide sequence CGTTCACGCGGCTGCGCGACCGCTACTTCATCGGCGTGCTGCGGTTCAACCCGGTAACGTCCACCTACCTGGGCGGCGACGGCTACAGCCCGCAGCTCGCGGACGTGAACGCCCGCCTGCGCGACTACACGCGCGACGCGCTGGACCGCGAGGCGCAGTTCTACCGCGGCATCGAGGCGGAGCGCGCGGCCATGCGACCGGCGTCGCTGAGTGCCGTGGAGCGCATCGACCACGAGGTGATGGGCGCGCAGCTCGCCTTCATCCTCCACCAGCTCGCCGACCTGCGCTACCACGAGCGCGCGGTGGACACGTACGTCGCCGAGCCTTTCCGCGGCATCGACTGGCTGATGCAGCAGATGACGGACGAGGGCCACGGCCTGCTGGGCACCCGCGCCGAGTGGGACCAGCTCGTCCGCCGGCTGGAGGCAGTGCCGGCGTACGTGGACGCCGCGAAGGCGAACCTGCTGGCGGGCAAGCGCTCCGGCAACATCCCCGACTGGCGGATGGTGGAGCGCGACGGCGTGGACGGAAGCACGTCGAACGCGGAGTACTTCCGGACCACGCTGCCGGAGACGGCGGGGCGGTACGTCGGCTCGCGCGCCTTCTCGGGCGAGGTGATGGCCCGGCTGCGCGCGGCGGCCGAGCACGCTGCGCAGGCGTACGCGGGCTTCGCGGACTTCCTGCGGCAGACGTACGCCGGCGACCGCACCGACCGCTTCGCCGTCGGCGAGGCCGAGTACACCTGGCGCCTGCGCAACAACATCCGCGACGGACGCTCCGTCGCGCAGCTGTACGACTACGGCCACCAGCAGGTCGACCTCTACCTCGGCCGCATCTACGAGGTCGCGCAGGCGGTCGCGCGCGAGGCGAGCCTGGGGCTGCCGTTCGGGACCACCGACGAGAAGAACGCCGGCGTACGCGCGGTGATGGACCACCTCGCCAAGGACTCGCCGAAGGACGACGAGCAGCTTCTCCAGTGGTACGTGGATGCGGGGAAGCGCGCCGTGGCGTACGGCCGCGAGCGGCAGCTCTTCGACATCCCGGCGGACTACCGGCTGGACGTCTACCCCACGCCGCCCGTGCTGCGCAGCACCATCGACGCCGCGTACTACGCCGCGCCGCCGTTCAAGAAGAGCGGCATCGGCCGGTTCTATCTCACGCCCACCGGCAACGACCCGCCGGCGCTGCGCGAGAACAACCGCGCGTCCATTGCCGACACCGCCGTGCACGAAGGCTTCCCGGGGCACGACCTCCACTACAAGTACATGACCTGGCACGCCGCCGACATCTCCAACATCCGCTGGCTGACGCCCGGCGCGGTGGAGGACTCGTCGTCCATGTGGGAAGACTCGCCCGCCGCCGAGGGCTGGGGCCTGTACGCCGAGGAGCTGATGAGCGAGCCCGCGCCGGGCCGCCCGTACGGCTTCTACACGCCGGGCGAGTACCTCTACGAGCTGCAGGGCCAGCTCCTGCGCGCCGTGCGCATCGTGGTGGACGTGGGCATCCACACGGGCCGCATGAGCTTCGACCAGGCGATGGACTACTTCACCGCGAACGTGAACTTCTTCCCCGGCGCCTGCGCCAAGGCCGCGAGCGACCC is from Longimicrobiaceae bacterium and encodes:
- a CDS encoding DUF885 domain-containing protein is translated as MDRRSFFRQGAQAALAFGILPSLARGEALAQAVAATPFTRLRDRYFIGVLRFNPVTSTYLGGDGYSPQLADVNARLRDYTRDALDREAQFYRGIEAERAAMRPASLSAVERIDHEVMGAQLAFILHQLADLRYHERAVDTYVAEPFRGIDWLMQQMTDEGHGLLGTRAEWDQLVRRLEAVPAYVDAAKANLLAGKRSGNIPDWRMVERDGVDGSTSNAEYFRTTLPETAGRYVGSRAFSGEVMARLRAAAEHAAQAYAGFADFLRQTYAGDRTDRFAVGEAEYTWRLRNNIRDGRSVAQLYDYGHQQVDLYLGRIYEVAQAVAREASLGLPFGTTDEKNAGVRAVMDHLAKDSPKDDEQLLQWYVDAGKRAVAYGRERQLFDIPADYRLDVYPTPPVLRSTIDAAYYAAPPFKKSGIGRFYLTPTGNDPPALRENNRASIADTAVHEGFPGHDLHYKYMTWHAADISNIRWLTPGAVEDSSSMWEDSPAAEGWGLYAEELMSEPAPGRPYGFYTPGEYLYELQGQLLRAVRIVVDVGIHTGRMSFDQAMDYFTANVNFFPGACAKAASDPAAKAVCDGALRAIYRYSKWPTQAITYNLGKSAIQSLRDAYRQARGAAYTPKEFHERLMRMGTIPASYFREYFLSTARGR